In the genome of Candidatus Eisenbacteria bacterium, the window GAGGGATTGGCGCTTGGGATCGGGGTAAAGATACCAACGAGCTTGAATTCCGAGGGCGCCGTCGATTACGCTTTTGTTGATCAGGGTGATCTAGGGGGAGTTCATCGGATCTCAATCGACTTCCGTTTCTAGATCCCCGGTGGTGAGACTGATTGGAGGCGCTGGTATAGTTTCCCTCCCGGCCTGAATCCGGTGGGAGGGTGGAAAGGAGACCCATGCGCATCAAAACCCTCGCTGAATTGTCTATTGAGAACAAGGATGTCCTGGTTCGGGTGGATTACAATGTTCCGCTGAAAGATGGCAAAGTCGGTGATGACACGAGATTGCAGGCAAGCCTGCCCACGATCCGCCGGCTTTTGGGGCCTGCCCGGCGGGTCATTCTCATGTCGCATCTGGGGCGGCCGAAGGGGAAGAGAGTCCCGGAGATGAGTCTGGCCCCGGTGGCCAAGGTCTTGGAAGATTTGCTCGGTCAGCCCGTCCGCTTCGCGCCTGATTGCATTGGAGATGAGGTTCAAGCCATTTTAAAAGACCCCCAAACCCCACGCGTTGTCCTTCTGGAAAACCTCCGTTATCACCCTGAAGAGACCGACAATGACGAAGGTTTCGCTGCGGAGCTGGCCCAATGGGGTTCGGTCTATGTCAATGATGCCTTCGGGGCGGCTCATCGAGCGCATGCCTCCACTTATGCGGTGGCCAAGCTCTTTAAGGAGAGGGGGATGGGGCTCCTTATGGAAAGGGAGGTTGCGGCCCTGGCCTCTCTTCTGGAAGCGCCACGCAAACCCTTTGCCGCGATCCTGGGTGGAGCAAAAATCTCAGGCAAGGTCGATGTCGTTGAAAACCTTCTCCCCATAGCGCAACACATCCTCATCGGTGGCGCGATGGCTTTCACATTCCTTCGAGCCCGCGGGCTGAAGACCGGTTTAACTTTGGTTGAAGAGGACCGGATCGCTATGGCCGGCGAATTGCTGGAAAAGGCGGAGGCGAGCGGGGTGGAATTACTGCTACCCATCGATGCGGTCCTGTCCCAATCCGCCGAAAAGCCCCAGGCCGTGCGAACCAGACCTGTTGAAGAAATCGCTGGGAATGAGATGGCGGTGGATATCGGACCGAAATCGACCGATCTATTCCGGCGGACGATCATGAAAGCGGGAACAATCTTCTGGAATGGCCCCATGGGGATCTTCGAAGTTGAAGAATTCTCGAAGGGGACACTGGCGGTCGCGCAAGCCCTGGCCGATGCGACCGGCGGGCCTCTGGCCACCACAACCGTCGTTGGGGGGGGCGACTCTGTTGCCGCCATCAAGAAGCTGGGTTTGGCTGATGCCATGACCCACGTGTCCACCGGGGGCGGGGCGAGTCTGGAGTTCATCGGAGGACGGGAACTCCCGGGCGTTGAAATTCTTGAAATGAATTAGAGCCGTAACATATTATAGATTAACGAGTTAATAGAGGAGGTGGTTGTGTCCGCAAGGCAAATCATTGCTGGAAATTGGAAGATGCACAAGACACTCCGAGAGGGTCTGGATCTGACTCAGGGCATTTTGGAGGGTTTGCGGACCATCCCGCCGCACAGAAGTGTACTCGTTTTTCCACCAGCGACCTTACTTCATCCGATCTCACAGCGCATCGGCGACAGAAACCTTGATTTGGGGGCACAGGATCTCTCGTGGGAGCGGCAAGGGGCTTTTACCGGAGAGATCTCCCCGCTCCAACTTCTCGATGCCGGGTGTTCATGCGTTCTCGTGGGGCATTCCGAGCGGCGCCATGTGATCAAGGAGAGCGAGGATCGGATCCGTCTAAAGCTCAAATCGGCCTTGGAAAACGGCCTTAGAGCCATCCTATGCATCGGGGAGACCTTGGAGGAGCGGGAGGCGGGAAAGACCGGGGATATTCTCACCACACAGCTGGCCTCGGCCTTGGAGACGATGAAGGAACCCCCGAACTCCGGATTTCTGACAGTCGCTTATGAGCCGGTTTGGGCGATCGGGACGGGGAAGACAGCAACCCCCGAACAGGCGCAAGAGGCGCACGCCGCTATCAGATCCCTCTTGATAGGCCGATGGGGTGACCCCGGTGGCGAAATTCAGATCCTTTATGGCGGGAGTGTCAAACCGGAAAATGCGGGGGAGCTCCTGAGCTTGGAGGATGTCGACGGGGTTCTGGTCGGGGGAGCGTCCCTCGAGGCGGCATCATTCCTTGGTATCGCCAGAGCTTAGCCGGGTTGGCCCTTGTCCGTATGAACTGATCGCTGAACGCTGGAAAGAGTTGCCGGATTTCCTGTTCTGCCCCTTGACGGCGAGCCACACTCCGTCCTAATCTCAGGTCTTTGGAGACGAGGAGATAAGTATGTTCGCATTTTTGATCGTTTTGCATGCGCTGATCGCTCTGGCCTTGATTATCGTGATCCTGCTGCAGTCGGGTAAGGGTGGTGGTTTATCTGGAGCCTTTGGCGGTGGTGGAGGCGCTCAAACCGTCTTTGGTGGCGCTGGGGCGGCAACCTTTCTCAATAAGGCGACCGTCGGTCTGGGTGCGGCCTTCATGTTGTCGAGTTTGACCATCGCGATACTCGCCGGCGGCATTGGGACTTCAGGGCCGAAAAGTGTCCTTGAGGAGACAGGTCCAGGCATGAATAATGCGGCTCCCGTTGAGCAACCGGGGGATGAGGGGATGGTTCCAGGAACCGAGCCGGCCCTGGATGTGACGATACCTGTCACCGGTGAGCCGCCAGCCGACGCACCGGGCGAAACACCCATCGGCGCACCGGAAGAGGGATCGGGCAATGTACCGGGCGACACGCCTCCGCCGAGTGGGAACCCAGAAGACCCACAGTAATAGCGGGATGAAAAGAGATTATTTTTTACAGGGCCGGGATGGTGGAATTATGGTAGACACGCACGCTTGAGGGGCGTGTGGGGCGACCCGTGCGGGTTCGAGTCCCGCTCCCGGCACTGTTCCTTTGATCACGGAATGTTAAAGGGCCTCCTTTCTGCGGAGGTCCTTTCGATTTGATCCAAAATCCAGCCTGAATTCCCTTTTACTTTTGCCTATCCATGGAGTTGAGACTTCAGTATGATATATACGAATAAATTCGCTGAAGACTAGCTTCGCCCAGAACCCCCGGTTGGGAGGATGAATTGGGAAGGTTGGGCTCTATAGATCTTGGAGGTTTGGCCATGAGGAGATGTCCGGCTCTTCTTTTCATTTTCCTGATGTTGACATTCAATCTGAGCTGCTCCGAGGATGGCTCGACAGAGCCGGGGGGCTCAAATAATGGCGGCGATGATTACACATTGGCGGAAACCGCGACAATCGGCCCCCTTGGTGGGACGATGGCGACGGAAGATTTTTCGCTTACCATTCCCGCGGGCGCCTTCAATTTGGATGTCAAACTCGACCTCTATGTTTCTTCGGAAGCCGATCCCTTTGGGGATCATGGGACAACGATGAGTTTCCGCCTGGAAGGCCTGCCCGACGATTATGCAGAGCCTCTGGAGCTTTCGATCAAGTCGGAAGGATCTCTTTCAGGCGACCTTGCCATGGGGATTGGTGAAGAGATGCTGTTGCCTGAGTCCGACTCGACAGCAGTGGTTTACGATTTAGTGACCGCCGAGGAATCCTCAGGTTATCTTGTTTGTACATTGCCGGTAGATGAGGCGCCGCCGAAGGCGAATCACAAAGCGGGTGGAAAAGCAGTTCCAACGACCAAACATCGGTATTACACGGGGGTTTTCGGCTACGCCACCTATGTTCGATCTGATCACTTTGTCATTTGCTATCCGGCGAGCTATCCCGCTTATATTGATCTGATAGTGCCGCTCCTCGAAGATTCGTACGATGCGATCCTCGATCAGGTTGGTTTGCATTTCCCTGGGTATAATTTCAGGAAACCCCTGAAGGTTATCATCTTTCAGCCGGCCCATGAGCTGCATGCCAAGATCTACTTCAGCCAGGATCAAACGGGATATGTACCGGTTCTTTATGTCGATCCCCTCAGTCTGACACAACAAAATTCGCCCGCGGTACGGCTCAAAGTCGGTCACGAACTCCTTAAGGCGGCACAAAATCTTTATATATATGCAGCCACAAATCCTCCAGCGGACCCGGCTTACTGGTGGTTTCATCGCTCTCTTCGATCTTGGGCGGAGGAACTCTTTGCGGATGATTCCAATTATACGAAACCAGCGGGCTTTGACACCAATCCCATGGCGGCCTTCGGCGGTCTCCAGGCGCCCGGGCAGGGCCTGGTCAATGGGTTGAAGCACTCCCATGGGATGTCAGCGGTCTTCAAATACCTCATGACCGATCCGGGGTTCGGCCCGGGAGGGATATTCGGCGTTTATTATCGAATGATGACCGAGAATGTAACGTCGCTTGATGCGCTCGATGAAAAGATAGAGTCCCCACTGGAAACTTGGTGGCCGGGATTCTTTAAAAAGTATATGGATGGCGAACTCTATGCGGTGAATGTCGACCTGTTCAAAGATCTGGAGTCAGGCGCCTGGGACATTCAGGGGCCGGATGATTCTCCGGCTGAGTTTTATAGCCGTTACGGCATTGGGAATTATCCCGACCTTTCCGCAAGGATCTTCTCCGTCGGGCTCACCTCCTATGATTTTGACGACGACGATGTGATTAAATTTACCGCCACAAGCCCCACCGTCGAGCAAGATTTTCTGACGGTGCTGGCCTATGCCTGGAAGCCGGGCGATCTCCTCTATATCGGTCATGCTTCGGCTTTACAGATCGGCGATATTCCGATTCTCACCGATGCGGGTTATACAGATATTTTGGCGGTGGTTGTCAATAGTGATGGTGTCCCGCCCTTCACAAATACGGCGGAAGTCGATCTACTGATTGAGCTGACCACCGAGGCCCCTCTCACGCATGCGCAGATCGCGGCCGGCAATATCCGTTGTATGTACAGAGATGAGTACTCTGATACGCCGGAACTGAATAATGATCATGAGGGTCATTATTGGACGGGGAATATCCCCGTCGCGATACAGGCTTCTCAAACAGCAGAGAATACCTGGATCGGCGGCTGGAATCGAATCGTGAATGAAGGCGAAGTTTATAAGGGATCCGTCGAAATTGTTCTGGATGAGACCCGCGATACCATCCTCAGCGTTACCGTACACACGGAGTATACTGATGAGGTACATGAATACGAGAAGGTGATGGACTTGTCGGCCAAGAATATCGGGCGGTATTCGGATTATTGGCAGGTGGAGGGAGATGAAATCATTGCAAATAATGAAGTCACCCTCGAGTCTGTCGAGATCGGCGGCACAAAAACGACCTCGGTTCTCTATATAACGGAGGGTCCGGACGCCCTGATTTTTGTGAAGTTGTATTAAAGAGCAGGGTGTCTTTTGTAGAAGGGCCGCCGGGATCGGGGGCTCTTTTGCATGCGAGCCTCCGGCCCGGGCGCGCGTGATCCCGCCGCGTTGCGGATCGATCCGCTGCTGATTGACCCACACCCTTAAGTCTGCTACCATAAACTTATTGCCGGGGGTTGTGATGACGCCATGACTGTGCCTGTACCGATGAACGTCATTGAAGTTATGGGGGATGATTGCCATGACTCGACGTCTGCTGTTAGTGATGGCTGTATTCCTGGCTTCCTTCAGCGGGATCCATTGCTTCCCGGCTCCCGGTCAGGATGGGAGTGATCGCAAGGCCAACAAACCACCCACCATACAGATTACCGCCGGTGTCGTTGATTCAGCTGAAGTCGATTATCGGATCGATTTTGCGTGGCAGGGCTATGATGACGACGGATCGGTCACGGCCTACGAGTACGCCATAGACGACACAACGCTCGAAGAGACCTGGCAGTGGATTGAAGAGACCGGGAAGAGTTTCAAATTTCAAGCCCCGATCCCCTCGGATGACCCCGAGGATCCGCGGTCTTTTGGATGGCATCGTTTTTTTATCCGGGCGGTGGATGATGATGAAGCCCGCTCCTCAATCGATTACCGTTTCTTTAATGCGAAGACGATCGCTCCCGAGACGCGGATTACCGGTGTAGAGAGACAGGGATGCCGCACTTTTCTTTATCGATGGGAGGGGGAGGATCTGGATGCCTCCGATCCGGAACTCAACCCGGAATTCTATGAGTACAAGCTGGTACATTGGAATCTTGGTGAAGATCCCATCGAGGCTCTCTTGACGGGTGAG includes:
- a CDS encoding phosphoglycerate kinase — its product is MRIKTLAELSIENKDVLVRVDYNVPLKDGKVGDDTRLQASLPTIRRLLGPARRVILMSHLGRPKGKRVPEMSLAPVAKVLEDLLGQPVRFAPDCIGDEVQAILKDPQTPRVVLLENLRYHPEETDNDEGFAAELAQWGSVYVNDAFGAAHRAHASTYAVAKLFKERGMGLLMEREVAALASLLEAPRKPFAAILGGAKISGKVDVVENLLPIAQHILIGGAMAFTFLRARGLKTGLTLVEEDRIAMAGELLEKAEASGVELLLPIDAVLSQSAEKPQAVRTRPVEEIAGNEMAVDIGPKSTDLFRRTIMKAGTIFWNGPMGIFEVEEFSKGTLAVAQALADATGGPLATTTVVGGGDSVAAIKKLGLADAMTHVSTGGGASLEFIGGRELPGVEILEMN
- the tpiA gene encoding triose-phosphate isomerase; its protein translation is MVVSARQIIAGNWKMHKTLREGLDLTQGILEGLRTIPPHRSVLVFPPATLLHPISQRIGDRNLDLGAQDLSWERQGAFTGEISPLQLLDAGCSCVLVGHSERRHVIKESEDRIRLKLKSALENGLRAILCIGETLEEREAGKTGDILTTQLASALETMKEPPNSGFLTVAYEPVWAIGTGKTATPEQAQEAHAAIRSLLIGRWGDPGGEIQILYGGSVKPENAGELLSLEDVDGVLVGGASLEAASFLGIARA
- the secG gene encoding preprotein translocase subunit SecG — its product is MFAFLIVLHALIALALIIVILLQSGKGGGLSGAFGGGGGAQTVFGGAGAATFLNKATVGLGAAFMLSSLTIAILAGGIGTSGPKSVLEETGPGMNNAAPVEQPGDEGMVPGTEPALDVTIPVTGEPPADAPGETPIGAPEEGSGNVPGDTPPPSGNPEDPQ